A window of the Streptomyces sp. NBC_01351 genome harbors these coding sequences:
- the eccE gene encoding type VII secretion protein EccE, translating into MATATRRRTGTAAPARGGVTPHPKSSPGRFGPFRLQQLVLLQVAAAALLVAWVVEPVLLVPAGVLALILVMLAVVRRHQRSLPEWLGGALALRARRRRAAALTVPAGTEPGLAPLVEADPALRTLTFSDRDRRPVGMVGDGTFLTAVVQVDTDATALRPDRAERPLPLGLVRDILEVDGIRLESAQLVQHTQPAPAPHLPAQSMATRNYAPLQARTGTPAVRLTWIALKLDPELCPEAVTARGGGLEGAQRCVVRAADQLASRLTGAGFKATVLTEQELTAALATSSCANPMAITQAGRSASTGRRTEETPRTWRCDDRRHTTYWIGRWPQLGGSGAALPQFVALLTSLPALATNFSLTMASAERQGVTLAGHVRVTGRSDEELVVARRELERTARGVKAGLVRLDREQVPGLLASLPLGGAR; encoded by the coding sequence ATGGCCACCGCGACCCGCCGACGGACCGGCACGGCCGCACCCGCACGCGGCGGGGTGACGCCGCATCCGAAGTCGAGCCCCGGCCGTTTCGGCCCGTTCCGACTGCAACAGCTCGTACTGCTCCAGGTCGCCGCGGCCGCCCTGTTGGTGGCGTGGGTGGTGGAGCCGGTGCTGCTGGTTCCCGCCGGTGTCCTGGCCCTGATCCTGGTGATGCTCGCGGTCGTACGCCGTCACCAGCGCTCCCTGCCGGAATGGCTCGGCGGCGCGCTCGCGCTGCGCGCACGGCGGCGCCGGGCCGCCGCGCTGACCGTGCCCGCGGGCACCGAGCCCGGGCTGGCCCCGCTCGTCGAGGCCGATCCGGCGCTGCGGACGCTCACCTTCAGCGACCGTGACCGGCGGCCCGTGGGGATGGTCGGCGACGGCACGTTCCTGACCGCGGTCGTCCAGGTCGACACCGACGCCACCGCGCTGCGGCCCGACCGGGCGGAGCGTCCGCTGCCGCTGGGACTCGTACGGGACATCCTCGAAGTGGACGGCATCCGGCTGGAGTCCGCGCAGCTGGTGCAGCACACCCAGCCGGCTCCGGCCCCGCACCTGCCGGCCCAGTCGATGGCCACGCGCAACTACGCGCCGCTGCAGGCCCGGACCGGGACGCCGGCGGTGCGGCTGACCTGGATCGCCCTCAAGCTCGACCCGGAGCTGTGCCCCGAAGCGGTCACCGCGCGCGGCGGCGGGCTGGAGGGCGCGCAGCGGTGCGTGGTGCGGGCGGCGGACCAGCTGGCGAGCCGGCTGACCGGGGCCGGGTTCAAGGCCACCGTGCTGACCGAGCAGGAGCTGACGGCGGCGCTCGCCACCTCCTCGTGCGCGAACCCGATGGCGATCACCCAGGCGGGCCGGTCGGCCAGCACGGGGCGGCGCACGGAAGAGACCCCGCGGACCTGGCGCTGTGACGACCGGCGGCACACGACGTACTGGATAGGCCGCTGGCCCCAGCTGGGCGGCTCGGGCGCGGCGCTGCCGCAGTTCGTGGCGCTGCTGACCTCGCTGCCGGCGCTCGCGACCAACTTCAGCCTCACGATGGCCTCGGCCGAGCGACAGGGCGTGACCCTGGCGGGACACGTACGGGTGACGGGGCGCAGTGACGAGGAACTGGTCGTGGCCCGCCGGGAGTTGGAGCGGACGGCGCGCGGCGTGAAGGCCGGCCTCGTCCGGCTCGACCGGGAACAGGTACCGGGGCTGCTGGCCTCGCTGCCGCTGGGAGGGGCGCGATGA